A region of Pyxidicoccus parkwaysis DNA encodes the following proteins:
- a CDS encoding phage tail protein has product MRTPLLPMPVEVPVGAVLPYAGPINACTRSALAAQGWLFCDGAQVSAVTYPALYALIGPLYGTPVTQGDPPATLFYLPDYRGAFLRGVNQDATRPPDGKGLRDPDADTRLSARYGSSGQGEGNQGNSVGSQQLDAFQKHEHRYTQPQQTSEVPGDQAPPVQLGLATQPADTDGVVAAKGGDTPRAEAETRPLNVYVNFIIKAQATVLAPNAAAVAVCQNLKDCWGAAGSETCKGGGGTSS; this is encoded by the coding sequence ATGCGAACTCCATTGCTGCCCATGCCTGTCGAGGTCCCCGTGGGAGCAGTCCTTCCCTACGCGGGACCCATCAACGCGTGTACCCGCTCGGCGCTGGCGGCGCAGGGCTGGCTCTTCTGTGACGGCGCGCAGGTCAGCGCCGTCACGTATCCCGCGCTGTATGCCCTCATCGGCCCCCTGTACGGGACTCCCGTGACGCAGGGAGACCCTCCCGCCACCCTGTTCTACCTGCCGGACTATCGCGGGGCGTTTCTGCGAGGCGTCAACCAGGACGCGACGCGTCCCCCCGACGGAAAGGGATTGAGAGACCCCGACGCCGACACCCGCCTCTCGGCCCGCTACGGCTCGAGCGGGCAGGGTGAGGGCAACCAGGGCAACTCCGTCGGCTCGCAGCAGCTCGACGCCTTCCAGAAACACGAGCACCGCTACACGCAGCCTCAGCAGACGTCCGAGGTTCCTGGTGACCAGGCTCCTCCCGTCCAGCTCGGCCTCGCCACGCAGCCGGCGGACACCGACGGGGTGGTCGCCGCGAAGGGCGGGGACACTCCCCGCGCCGAGGCCGAGACACGGCCGCTCAACGTGTATGTGAACTTCATCATCAAGGCCCAGGCCACCGTCCTGGCGCCCAATGCCGCCGCGGTCGCCGTGTGCCAGAACCTGAAGGATTGCTGGGGCGCCGCCGGCTCCGAGACGTGCAAGGGAGGAGGCGGCACTTCCAGCTGA
- a CDS encoding RNA polymerase sigma factor, whose product MSISRETFWNVWQCHSEYLYGQSLCLMNGNRADADDAFSTAMLRACESVHRQGLQVTNEKAWLGAVLRNVCIDAHRGRRRIRDDSNEDEDELMDRLSTLESPTLSPETHLLRDELESRLWEHVQALPVTLREPFVMRFLHDMSYCDIAQRLGLTNCNVRKRIQLAYRALRDVLGDLKPEARAKKRGIHKPRTGAF is encoded by the coding sequence ATGTCAATCTCTCGTGAAACCTTCTGGAATGTCTGGCAATGCCATAGCGAGTATCTCTACGGTCAGAGCCTCTGTCTGATGAATGGCAACCGGGCGGACGCGGACGACGCGTTCAGCACGGCCATGCTTCGCGCATGTGAGTCGGTGCACCGGCAGGGCCTGCAGGTCACCAACGAGAAGGCGTGGCTGGGCGCGGTGCTGCGCAACGTCTGCATCGACGCGCACCGGGGCCGCAGACGCATTCGCGACGACTCCAACGAGGACGAGGACGAGCTGATGGACCGCCTCTCCACCCTCGAGTCGCCCACCCTCTCGCCGGAGACGCACCTGCTGCGCGACGAGTTGGAGTCCCGCCTCTGGGAGCACGTCCAGGCGCTGCCGGTGACGCTGCGCGAGCCCTTCGTCATGCGCTTCCTGCACGACATGTCCTATTGCGACATCGCCCAGCGGCTGGGGCTGACGAACTGCAACGTCCGCAAGCGCATCCAGCTCGCGTACCGCGCCCTGCGCGACGTCCTGGGCGACCTGAAGCCGGAGGCGCGTGCCAAGAAGCGCGGCATCCACAAACCGCGGACCGGGGCATTCTGA
- a CDS encoding RNA polymerase factor sigma-32: MQTTNAFSASPDSLSTYLSEINRYPLLTQAQEQDLSRRFRAGDLSAGHQLVTANLRFVVKVAYEYRSYGLKMSDLIQEANIGLMKAVQKFDPDKGIRLISYAVWWIRAYIQNCILKNWSLVKLGTTQAQRRLFFSLARTRRELEKMGAGDGHIVNAEEIARKLNVKASEVREMEQRMGGRDLSLDAPMGEDGDATHLDFVESESASAVDEVADKQQADLTRELVQRALRRLDPRERFIIEQRVMGDAEMTLSELGEHFGFSRERARQLEIRAKDKLKAALATLMAEAGVDEATLAA, encoded by the coding sequence ATGCAGACCACCAACGCCTTCTCCGCCTCCCCCGACTCGCTCTCCACGTACCTCTCGGAGATCAACCGCTACCCGCTGCTCACGCAGGCGCAGGAGCAGGACCTGTCTCGCCGCTTCCGCGCGGGGGACCTCTCCGCGGGCCACCAGCTCGTCACGGCCAACCTGCGCTTCGTGGTGAAGGTCGCTTACGAGTACCGCTCCTACGGCCTGAAGATGTCCGACCTCATCCAGGAGGCGAACATCGGCCTGATGAAGGCGGTGCAGAAGTTCGACCCGGACAAGGGCATCCGCCTCATCTCCTACGCGGTGTGGTGGATTCGCGCGTACATCCAGAACTGCATCCTCAAGAACTGGAGCCTGGTGAAGCTCGGCACCACGCAGGCGCAGCGCCGGCTGTTCTTCAGCCTGGCCCGCACGCGCCGCGAGCTGGAGAAGATGGGCGCGGGCGATGGCCACATCGTCAACGCCGAGGAGATTGCCCGCAAGCTCAACGTGAAGGCCTCCGAGGTGCGCGAGATGGAGCAGCGCATGGGCGGGCGGGACCTCTCGCTCGACGCGCCCATGGGCGAGGACGGCGACGCCACGCACCTGGACTTCGTCGAGTCCGAGTCCGCCTCCGCGGTGGACGAGGTGGCCGACAAGCAGCAGGCGGACCTCACCCGCGAGCTGGTGCAGCGCGCCCTGCGCCGCCTGGACCCGCGCGAGCGCTTCATCATCGAGCAGCGTGTCATGGGTGACGCGGAGATGACCCTCAGCGAGCTGGGTGAGCACTTCGGCTTCTCCCGCGAGCGCGCCCGTCAGCTCGAGATTCGCGCCAAGGACAAGCTCAAGGCCGCGCTCGCCACGCTGATGGCCGAGGCCGGCGTGGACGAGGCCACCCTCGCCGCCTGA
- a CDS encoding immunity 52 family protein, with product MIETYYSACYWPPRHETVEACARRAEDFFRRIGLLEPTWNRWHEPGSSFAKARERQVELDSEAFMKRFLKKKNRVGKDGFHYWLWAGDNPKETSGATGLCGSDNQWLQPVCLLKAPNRGVVMERVLTAPVLTEVVRAMALAWDPECGIATSDLHRDTAWKEPEAGTFTGWVMYFSRQRGTVPPLPAPVRIEPVEDKGTLVILTPERFTASNPEHVALAARVQKLLDRAGLLRPLHPPTAK from the coding sequence ATGATCGAGACCTACTACTCGGCCTGCTACTGGCCACCCCGCCACGAAACCGTTGAGGCGTGCGCCCGACGCGCGGAGGACTTCTTTCGCCGAATTGGGCTGTTGGAGCCGACCTGGAACCGGTGGCACGAACCAGGGAGCTCCTTCGCGAAGGCCCGCGAGCGACAGGTCGAGCTGGATTCCGAAGCCTTCATGAAGCGCTTCCTGAAAAAGAAGAACCGGGTTGGCAAGGATGGGTTTCACTATTGGCTCTGGGCAGGTGACAACCCGAAGGAAACATCCGGTGCCACCGGCTTATGCGGCTCGGACAATCAGTGGCTGCAACCCGTCTGTCTGCTCAAGGCTCCTAATCGGGGAGTTGTCATGGAGAGGGTCCTGACCGCGCCTGTGTTGACCGAAGTGGTGCGCGCCATGGCCCTGGCCTGGGACCCGGAATGTGGCATCGCCACCTCCGACCTCCACCGGGACACAGCCTGGAAAGAGCCTGAAGCGGGCACCTTCACCGGCTGGGTGATGTACTTCTCCCGCCAGCGCGGCACGGTGCCTCCCCTCCCCGCCCCTGTGCGCATCGAGCCCGTCGAGGACAAGGGCACCCTCGTCATCCTCACCCCGGAGCGCTTCACCGCCTCCAACCCCGAGCACGTCGCCCTCGCCGCGCGCGTACAGAAGTTGCTCGACCGCGCCGGGCTGCTCCGCCCCCTGCATCCCCCCACGGCGAAGTAG
- a CDS encoding restriction endonuclease fold toxin 5 domain-containing protein: MTLRGAVSLWLVLLLTGCSASRVVRLEVGQGRPLEYVPPTSDRSVPVDEDAFEEALARLVLEVPLSIRASQVGGLVRTSAADGFATADRAWQLALRKDYGRWCRAYEAPGDCLSLLEDGLGFTSMDRLAMALGLSMDPMHESLAEALRDTFSPTLFKAVVVSALVSWAVLAANPEPVFTKAAAVLSVVMLAYLGIDSFLEVVRACWELKQASDRATTFQELNGAGERFGSVMGKEGARVFVLATTMLLSRGTVGSATWLATRLPQLPRFTEAASLAASQLGLRLEAAGAVTSVAVVEGQLVIALAPNAVAMAAMGSGGGHPGVKVLPSGGPGEWVQASESMPESARAYQEKVTGAPRGWVYRVKVNGDEVDFDGFDPKEGVLLEAKGPNLAKFFDGELDAKWFFRGADKFVLQARRQLQAASKMRVRWVIAEKKFADTLLKLFRQNGVKGVEISHVPP; this comes from the coding sequence ATGACCCTTCGTGGCGCCGTGTCGCTGTGGCTGGTGTTGCTGCTGACGGGTTGCTCGGCCTCGCGCGTGGTTCGGCTGGAGGTGGGCCAGGGCCGCCCGCTCGAATATGTCCCGCCGACCTCGGACCGGTCCGTTCCGGTGGACGAGGACGCGTTCGAGGAGGCCCTGGCGCGACTGGTGCTGGAGGTGCCGCTGTCCATTCGCGCGTCCCAGGTGGGCGGGCTGGTGCGGACTTCAGCAGCGGATGGCTTCGCCACGGCGGACAGGGCGTGGCAGCTCGCGCTGCGCAAGGACTACGGGCGCTGGTGCCGGGCGTACGAAGCGCCGGGAGACTGCCTCTCGCTGTTGGAAGACGGCCTGGGCTTCACGTCCATGGACAGGCTGGCGATGGCGCTCGGCCTGTCGATGGACCCCATGCACGAGAGCCTCGCCGAGGCGCTGAGGGATACCTTCAGTCCCACGCTGTTCAAGGCGGTGGTGGTGTCCGCGCTCGTGTCCTGGGCGGTGCTGGCCGCGAACCCGGAGCCGGTGTTCACCAAGGCGGCGGCGGTGTTGTCCGTGGTCATGCTGGCGTACCTGGGAATCGACTCGTTCCTGGAGGTGGTGCGGGCGTGCTGGGAGCTGAAGCAGGCGAGCGACAGGGCCACCACGTTCCAGGAGTTGAACGGCGCGGGTGAGCGCTTCGGCAGCGTGATGGGGAAGGAGGGCGCGCGCGTCTTCGTGCTGGCCACGACGATGCTGCTGAGCCGGGGCACCGTCGGGAGCGCGACGTGGTTGGCGACGCGGCTGCCGCAATTGCCCCGCTTCACGGAGGCGGCGTCGCTCGCTGCGAGTCAGTTGGGGTTGAGGCTGGAGGCCGCGGGCGCGGTGACGTCCGTGGCGGTGGTGGAAGGACAGCTCGTCATCGCGCTGGCTCCGAATGCGGTGGCCATGGCGGCGATGGGGTCGGGCGGTGGGCACCCTGGAGTGAAGGTGCTGCCCTCGGGCGGCCCAGGGGAATGGGTGCAGGCCTCGGAATCAATGCCTGAGAGTGCCCGCGCCTACCAGGAGAAGGTGACTGGAGCGCCCAGGGGCTGGGTCTACCGGGTCAAGGTGAATGGTGATGAGGTGGACTTCGACGGCTTCGACCCGAAGGAGGGTGTGCTGCTGGAAGCCAAGGGCCCCAACCTGGCGAAGTTCTTCGATGGAGAATTGGACGCGAAGTGGTTTTTCAGGGGCGCGGACAAGTTCGTTCTACAGGCACGTCGTCAGCTCCAAGCCGCCAGCAAAATGCGGGTCCGGTGGGTCATCGCAGAAAAGAAATTCGCGGACACGTTGCTCAAGCTGTTCAGGCAAAACGGTGTCAAAGGCGTCGAAATCAGTCACGTTCCTCCGTGA
- a CDS encoding AAA family ATPase: protein MKLTRLVVHHYRSVTPGTELVFSPSLNLVLGENGTGRTTLLELLSTVVGSDFSSLVHEVFALEYDLTFPGMKLHVYVRNEQTAVAPDPNEPPRKGSELLPLRTPQTGTSGLHPRIEVDVRLTSPASRLVMRADEAGIDCKVDGEPAWSRTMHWSLLDRSVWTLLFMTAQYIDRDMKERLKDLLRRTFLLAPQRFDEALGMFERIGTIRYAMEARDGEVFPLGLMALPTWMPGWLREQVERESPLDVLELRHDAMERSFLSRFVSLAGFKAGTFRVEVQEKRSFENGGRVGFGGFGFHFTHEDGGGLSHAELSFGQKRLLSFLYYLDVNEDFAITDELANGLHPRWVEACMREVGTRQVFLASQNPLPFEHVQFSSAEELHAALLLCRAGTWANPTRAAASQLFDAYKLGARPLGALLREQGLW, encoded by the coding sequence ATGAAGCTGACGAGGCTCGTGGTCCACCACTACCGAAGCGTCACTCCCGGCACCGAGCTGGTGTTCAGCCCATCGCTCAACCTGGTGCTGGGAGAGAACGGCACCGGGAGGACCACGCTACTGGAGCTGCTCTCCACCGTCGTCGGCTCGGACTTCTCCAGCCTCGTCCACGAGGTGTTCGCCCTCGAATACGACCTGACCTTCCCGGGGATGAAGCTGCACGTCTACGTGCGCAACGAGCAGACCGCCGTCGCGCCGGACCCGAACGAGCCACCGCGCAAGGGCTCCGAATTGCTGCCGCTGCGCACGCCGCAGACGGGCACCTCCGGGCTCCACCCGCGAATCGAAGTGGACGTGCGGCTCACGTCTCCCGCCTCGCGGCTGGTGATGCGCGCGGACGAGGCGGGCATCGACTGCAAGGTGGACGGCGAGCCCGCGTGGTCCCGCACCATGCACTGGTCGCTGCTGGACCGCTCGGTGTGGACGCTGCTCTTCATGACGGCGCAGTACATCGACCGCGACATGAAGGAGCGGCTCAAGGACTTGCTCCGCCGCACCTTCCTGCTCGCGCCGCAGCGGTTCGACGAGGCGCTCGGGATGTTCGAGCGCATCGGCACCATCCGCTACGCGATGGAGGCTCGGGATGGGGAAGTCTTCCCGCTGGGGCTGATGGCGCTGCCCACGTGGATGCCGGGCTGGCTGCGCGAGCAGGTGGAGCGCGAGTCCCCACTGGACGTGCTGGAGCTCCGGCACGACGCGATGGAGCGGAGCTTCCTGTCGCGCTTCGTGTCGCTGGCGGGCTTCAAGGCGGGGACGTTCCGCGTGGAGGTGCAGGAGAAGCGCTCATTCGAGAACGGCGGGCGCGTGGGCTTCGGCGGCTTCGGCTTCCACTTCACGCACGAGGACGGCGGAGGGCTGTCCCACGCGGAGCTGAGCTTCGGACAGAAGCGACTGCTGTCGTTCCTCTACTACCTGGATGTGAATGAGGACTTCGCAATCACAGACGAGCTGGCCAACGGTCTTCACCCGCGCTGGGTGGAGGCGTGCATGCGCGAGGTGGGCACGCGGCAGGTGTTCCTCGCCAGCCAGAACCCGCTGCCCTTCGAGCACGTGCAGTTCTCCTCCGCGGAGGAGCTGCATGCCGCGCTGCTGCTCTGTCGCGCGGGCACCTGGGCCAACCCCACGCGGGCGGCCGCGAGCCAGCTCTTCGACGCGTACAAGCTGGGCGCGCGGCCGCTGGGAGCGCTGCTGCGCGAGCAGGGACTGTGGTGA
- a CDS encoding DUF2911 domain-containing protein: MKNLALGCLLSALVVLTATPAEAQLELPAASPSAKVAQRVGVTDISIDYSSPGVKGRKVWGDLVPFDKVWRTGANAATKITFSRDVTFGGKPVPAGTYSIVSMPSQKGWKVMLNKELGLWATPAPYEASNDVASVDATTTEIPSRERLAFLFSNTTDDSTSLDLEWEKLRVSVPIKVDSAAHAKAGIQAAVEGSSRTLANAARYLADTQKDYPAALKQADASVAIQSTWFNQWIRADILGRMGKYAEARKSAQLAWDLGQNDKGFFFRDQVSKALAEWKNKK; the protein is encoded by the coding sequence ATGAAGAACCTGGCCCTCGGATGTCTCCTCTCCGCGCTCGTGGTGCTGACCGCCACGCCCGCGGAGGCCCAGCTCGAGCTCCCCGCCGCCAGCCCCTCCGCGAAGGTTGCGCAGCGGGTGGGCGTCACCGACATCTCCATCGACTATTCCAGCCCCGGCGTGAAGGGCCGCAAGGTCTGGGGCGACCTGGTGCCCTTCGACAAGGTCTGGCGCACCGGCGCCAACGCGGCCACGAAAATCACCTTCAGCCGTGACGTGACGTTCGGTGGCAAGCCCGTGCCCGCGGGCACGTACTCCATCGTCAGCATGCCCTCGCAGAAGGGCTGGAAGGTGATGCTCAACAAGGAGCTGGGCCTGTGGGCCACGCCCGCGCCCTACGAGGCCTCCAACGACGTGGCCTCCGTGGACGCCACCACCACGGAGATTCCGAGCCGCGAGCGGCTGGCGTTCCTCTTCTCCAACACCACGGATGACTCGACGTCGCTGGACCTGGAGTGGGAGAAGCTGCGCGTCTCCGTGCCCATCAAGGTGGACTCCGCCGCGCACGCGAAGGCCGGCATCCAGGCGGCGGTGGAGGGCTCCTCGCGCACGCTCGCCAACGCGGCCCGCTACCTCGCCGACACGCAGAAGGACTACCCCGCCGCGCTGAAGCAGGCGGACGCGTCCGTGGCCATCCAGTCCACCTGGTTCAACCAGTGGATTCGCGCCGACATCCTCGGGCGCATGGGCAAATACGCCGAGGCGCGCAAGTCCGCGCAGCTCGCGTGGGATTTGGGCCAGAACGACAAGGGCTTCTTCTTCCGCGACCAGGTGTCCAAGGCGCTCGCGGAGTGGAAGAACAAGAAGTAG
- the bshA gene encoding N-acetyl-alpha-D-glucosaminyl L-malate synthase BshA, translating into MTDSLNVAITCFPTFGGSGMVATEIGLAMADRGHRVHFIAKDLPVRLHGTSRKVFFHEVTESDYPALQHSSTYPIALASKMIEVASYERLDVLHVHYAVPHATAAWMAREVLGDKAPRVVTTLHGTDTTLVGIDPSYLPITRFSIMRSDAVTTPSDFLRRATWKGFGIPESVPIDVIANFVDTQRYAPRRERACLLPLFPGLREPEPVLIHVSNFRAVKRITDVVGIFTEVNRQRPARLVMIGDGPERTSAERNLRGLGLEDRVAFLGKQDRFEELLAAADVFLLPSEQESFGLAALEALSCGIPVVASDIGGIPELVTHGETGFLAPVGDLQAMAGHVLHLVQDEARWWKFSHRAREVVLERFQLGPAIDRYEALYRRLTKGAPRR; encoded by the coding sequence ATGACTGACTCGCTCAATGTGGCCATCACCTGCTTTCCGACCTTCGGTGGCAGCGGCATGGTGGCGACTGAAATCGGCCTCGCGATGGCGGACCGGGGGCACCGCGTCCACTTCATCGCGAAGGACCTCCCGGTGCGCCTGCACGGCACCAGCCGCAAGGTCTTCTTCCACGAGGTGACGGAGAGCGACTACCCGGCGCTCCAGCACTCCAGCACGTACCCCATCGCCCTGGCCTCGAAGATGATTGAGGTGGCCAGCTACGAGCGGCTCGACGTGCTCCACGTCCACTACGCCGTCCCGCATGCCACGGCCGCGTGGATGGCGCGCGAGGTGCTGGGCGACAAGGCGCCGCGCGTCGTCACCACGCTGCACGGCACGGACACCACGCTGGTGGGCATCGACCCCAGCTACCTGCCGATTACGCGCTTCTCCATCATGCGCAGCGACGCGGTGACGACGCCCTCGGACTTCCTCCGGCGCGCCACGTGGAAGGGCTTCGGCATCCCCGAGAGCGTCCCCATCGACGTCATCGCCAACTTCGTGGACACGCAGCGCTACGCGCCCCGGAGAGAGCGCGCGTGCCTGCTGCCCCTCTTCCCGGGCCTGCGCGAGCCGGAGCCCGTACTCATCCACGTCTCCAACTTCCGCGCCGTGAAGCGCATCACCGACGTGGTGGGCATCTTCACGGAGGTGAATCGCCAGCGCCCCGCGCGGCTGGTGATGATTGGAGACGGCCCCGAGCGCACCTCCGCCGAGCGCAACCTCCGCGGCCTCGGCCTGGAGGACCGCGTCGCCTTCCTGGGCAAGCAGGACCGCTTCGAGGAACTGCTCGCCGCCGCGGACGTCTTCCTCCTCCCCAGCGAGCAGGAGAGCTTCGGGCTCGCCGCGCTGGAGGCGCTGAGCTGCGGCATCCCCGTGGTGGCCAGCGACATCGGCGGCATCCCCGAGCTCGTCACCCACGGGGAGACGGGCTTCCTCGCGCCCGTGGGGGACCTCCAGGCCATGGCCGGGCACGTGCTCCACCTCGTCCAGGACGAGGCTCGCTGGTGGAAGTTCTCGCACCGCGCGCGGGAGGTGGTGCTCGAGCGCTTCCAGCTCGGGCCCGCCATCGACCGCTACGAGGCGCTCTACCGCCGGCTCACGAAGGGAGCCCCCCGGCGCTGA